In Capsicum annuum cultivar UCD-10X-F1 chromosome 11, UCD10Xv1.1, whole genome shotgun sequence, one genomic interval encodes:
- the LOC107848392 gene encoding heavy metal-associated isoprenylated plant protein 3 isoform X2, with amino-acid sequence MGEKKNKKNEGGEKKKEGGGENKKDGNLTIVMKSDFHCEGCVTKVVKAIRSVGGVEKVTCDIDSKKLTVIGKVDPVMLREKVEQKTHKNVELVSPIPKKDGKGKGGGDNGASGGEEKKKKEEEKDSKENKGGEDKKKTKEKEPPITTAVLKLHLHCQGCIQKIYKIVTKFKGYKEMKVDKQKDLVTVTGSMDMKALAETLKKHLKKEVEIVPPKKEGGEKKEKGGGDNGGGGGENGKGGGKGKGKGGEGNGEGKGKVKDETVDGGAGVGGGGGGNVANGMQLMQQQVQFGYPYPYMYGPVGPVYPADQFHNPYPVTVHAPQLFSDENPNACSVM; translated from the exons ATGGGTGAG aagaagaataagaagaatgaaggaggagaaaagaagaaggaaggaGGAGGAGAGAATAAGAAGGATGGAAACTTAACCATTGTTATGAAATCAGATTTTCATTGTGAAGGATGTGTTACTAAAGTTGTCAAAGCCATTCGAAGTGTtggag GTGTGGAGAAAGTTACGTGCGATATAGATTCGAAGAAACTAACTGTGATTGGTAAAGTTGATCCGGTGATGTTACGAGAGAAAGTTGAACAGAAAACACACAAGAATGTTGAACTTGTTTCTCCGATACCTAAAAAGGACGGTAAGGGAAAGGGAGGCGGCGACAATGGCGCCTCCGGaggagaagagaagaagaagaaggaggaggaaaagGATTCGAAGGAGAACAAAGGAggagaagataaaaaaaagacCAAAGAGAAAGAG CCTCCGATCACCACCGCAGTGTTGAAGTTGCATCTCCATTGTCAAGGATGTATTCAGAAAATCTACAAAATCGTCACCAAATTCAAAG GGTACAAGGAGATGAAAGTAGACAAGCAAAAGGATTTGGTGACTGTGACCGGGTCGATGGACATGAAGGCGTTGGCTGAGACGTTGAAGAAGCATTTGAAGAAGGAAGTCGAGATTGTCCCGCCTAAGAAGGAAGGCggagagaagaaagagaaaggcGGTGGTGATaacggtggtggtggtggtgaaaACGGAAAAGGTGGTGGCAAAGGTAAAGGTAAAGGCGGTGAAGGCAATGGCGAAGGGAAAGGTAAGGTGAAGGATGAGACAGTAGACGGAGGCGCTGgcgttggtggtggtggtggtggtaacgTAGCTAATGGAATGCAATTGATGCAGCAACAAGTACAATTCGGGTATCCATACCCGTATATGTACGGACCAGTTGGACCGGTTTATCCAGCCGACCAGTTCCACAACCCGTACCCGGTTACGGTTCATGCCCCTCAGCTCTTTAGTGATGAAAATCCAAATGCTTGCAGTGTTATGTGA
- the LOC107848392 gene encoding heavy metal-associated isoprenylated plant protein 3 isoform X3 encodes MGEKNKKNEGGEKKKEGGGENKKDGNLTIVMKSDFHCEGCVTKVVKAIRSVGGVEKVTCDIDSKKLTVIGKVDPVMLREKVEQKTHKNVELVSPIPKKDGKGKGGGDNGASGGEEKKKKEEEKDSKENKGGEDKKKTKEKEPPITTAVLKLHLHCQGCIQKIYKIVTKFKGYKEMKVDKQKDLVTVTGSMDMKALAETLKKHLKKEVEIVPPKKEGGEKKEKGGGDNGGGGGENGKGGGKGKGKGGEGNGEGKGKVKDETVDGGAGVGGGGGGNVANGMQLMQQQVQFGYPYPYMYGPVGPVYPADQFHNPYPVTVHAPQLFSDENPNACSVM; translated from the exons ATGGGTGAG aagaataagaagaatgaaggaggagaaaagaagaaggaaggaGGAGGAGAGAATAAGAAGGATGGAAACTTAACCATTGTTATGAAATCAGATTTTCATTGTGAAGGATGTGTTACTAAAGTTGTCAAAGCCATTCGAAGTGTtggag GTGTGGAGAAAGTTACGTGCGATATAGATTCGAAGAAACTAACTGTGATTGGTAAAGTTGATCCGGTGATGTTACGAGAGAAAGTTGAACAGAAAACACACAAGAATGTTGAACTTGTTTCTCCGATACCTAAAAAGGACGGTAAGGGAAAGGGAGGCGGCGACAATGGCGCCTCCGGaggagaagagaagaagaagaaggaggaggaaaagGATTCGAAGGAGAACAAAGGAggagaagataaaaaaaagacCAAAGAGAAAGAG CCTCCGATCACCACCGCAGTGTTGAAGTTGCATCTCCATTGTCAAGGATGTATTCAGAAAATCTACAAAATCGTCACCAAATTCAAAG GGTACAAGGAGATGAAAGTAGACAAGCAAAAGGATTTGGTGACTGTGACCGGGTCGATGGACATGAAGGCGTTGGCTGAGACGTTGAAGAAGCATTTGAAGAAGGAAGTCGAGATTGTCCCGCCTAAGAAGGAAGGCggagagaagaaagagaaaggcGGTGGTGATaacggtggtggtggtggtgaaaACGGAAAAGGTGGTGGCAAAGGTAAAGGTAAAGGCGGTGAAGGCAATGGCGAAGGGAAAGGTAAGGTGAAGGATGAGACAGTAGACGGAGGCGCTGgcgttggtggtggtggtggtggtaacgTAGCTAATGGAATGCAATTGATGCAGCAACAAGTACAATTCGGGTATCCATACCCGTATATGTACGGACCAGTTGGACCGGTTTATCCAGCCGACCAGTTCCACAACCCGTACCCGGTTACGGTTCATGCCCCTCAGCTCTTTAGTGATGAAAATCCAAATGCTTGCAGTGTTATGTGA
- the LOC107848392 gene encoding heavy metal-associated isoprenylated plant protein 3 isoform X1, which produces MLLLCVILSQFKKNKKNEGGEKKKEGGGENKKDGNLTIVMKSDFHCEGCVTKVVKAIRSVGGVEKVTCDIDSKKLTVIGKVDPVMLREKVEQKTHKNVELVSPIPKKDGKGKGGGDNGASGGEEKKKKEEEKDSKENKGGEDKKKTKEKEPPITTAVLKLHLHCQGCIQKIYKIVTKFKGYKEMKVDKQKDLVTVTGSMDMKALAETLKKHLKKEVEIVPPKKEGGEKKEKGGGDNGGGGGENGKGGGKGKGKGGEGNGEGKGKVKDETVDGGAGVGGGGGGNVANGMQLMQQQVQFGYPYPYMYGPVGPVYPADQFHNPYPVTVHAPQLFSDENPNACSVM; this is translated from the exons atgttattgttgtgtgtCATCCTTTCTCAATTT aagaagaataagaagaatgaaggaggagaaaagaagaaggaaggaGGAGGAGAGAATAAGAAGGATGGAAACTTAACCATTGTTATGAAATCAGATTTTCATTGTGAAGGATGTGTTACTAAAGTTGTCAAAGCCATTCGAAGTGTtggag GTGTGGAGAAAGTTACGTGCGATATAGATTCGAAGAAACTAACTGTGATTGGTAAAGTTGATCCGGTGATGTTACGAGAGAAAGTTGAACAGAAAACACACAAGAATGTTGAACTTGTTTCTCCGATACCTAAAAAGGACGGTAAGGGAAAGGGAGGCGGCGACAATGGCGCCTCCGGaggagaagagaagaagaagaaggaggaggaaaagGATTCGAAGGAGAACAAAGGAggagaagataaaaaaaagacCAAAGAGAAAGAG CCTCCGATCACCACCGCAGTGTTGAAGTTGCATCTCCATTGTCAAGGATGTATTCAGAAAATCTACAAAATCGTCACCAAATTCAAAG GGTACAAGGAGATGAAAGTAGACAAGCAAAAGGATTTGGTGACTGTGACCGGGTCGATGGACATGAAGGCGTTGGCTGAGACGTTGAAGAAGCATTTGAAGAAGGAAGTCGAGATTGTCCCGCCTAAGAAGGAAGGCggagagaagaaagagaaaggcGGTGGTGATaacggtggtggtggtggtgaaaACGGAAAAGGTGGTGGCAAAGGTAAAGGTAAAGGCGGTGAAGGCAATGGCGAAGGGAAAGGTAAGGTGAAGGATGAGACAGTAGACGGAGGCGCTGgcgttggtggtggtggtggtggtaacgTAGCTAATGGAATGCAATTGATGCAGCAACAAGTACAATTCGGGTATCCATACCCGTATATGTACGGACCAGTTGGACCGGTTTATCCAGCCGACCAGTTCCACAACCCGTACCCGGTTACGGTTCATGCCCCTCAGCTCTTTAGTGATGAAAATCCAAATGCTTGCAGTGTTATGTGA